From a single Couchioplanes caeruleus genomic region:
- a CDS encoding lactate racemase domain-containing protein — MTSISALPPGLAASAARVGDAGTVLGDEEVTAFITEQLAAHPFDGRSVCVLVPDATRTCPLPLLMRAVHGALHGRVTRLTVLVALGTHAAMTQEALARHLGYEPGRLAETYPGTVVVNHEWWKPETFADLGTVPATRIAELSEGRMDVAVPVLLNRAVVEHDVALVVGPVLPHEVVGMSGGNKYFFPGVGGKRIIDVSHWLGALITSAEIIGTSGLTPVRALIDDGAALIPAEKLALSVVTAEVADGAVDSAVDDAVPASAAGPAAGTGSGLHSVSFGDTRASWASAAEVCAATHVTYLDAPVRRVLSIVPAMYDEIWTAAKGFYKVEPVVADGGEVILYAPHVTELSSTHPEIYEIGYHCRDYFVGQWDRFAAVPWGVLAHSTHLRGAGTYDPATGEERLRVRVTLATAIPEEVCRAANLGYLDPALVDPAVYAHDPDTLVVPRAGEMLFRLGPR, encoded by the coding sequence ATGACCTCGATCAGTGCTCTCCCGCCCGGACTGGCAGCCTCCGCGGCCCGCGTCGGCGATGCCGGCACGGTGCTCGGCGACGAGGAGGTGACGGCGTTCATCACCGAGCAGCTCGCCGCCCACCCGTTCGACGGGCGCAGCGTGTGCGTGCTCGTGCCGGACGCGACGCGGACGTGCCCGCTGCCGCTGCTCATGCGCGCCGTGCACGGCGCCCTGCACGGCCGGGTGACCCGGCTGACCGTGCTGGTCGCGCTGGGCACGCACGCCGCCATGACGCAGGAGGCGCTGGCTCGGCACCTCGGGTACGAGCCCGGCCGGCTCGCCGAGACCTATCCGGGCACCGTGGTGGTCAACCACGAGTGGTGGAAGCCGGAGACCTTCGCCGACCTCGGCACGGTCCCCGCCACCCGGATCGCCGAGCTGTCCGAGGGCCGCATGGACGTCGCCGTGCCGGTGCTGCTGAACCGGGCGGTCGTGGAGCACGACGTCGCGCTCGTGGTCGGGCCGGTGCTGCCGCACGAGGTGGTCGGGATGTCCGGCGGCAACAAGTACTTCTTCCCGGGCGTCGGCGGCAAGCGGATCATCGACGTCTCGCACTGGCTCGGCGCGCTGATCACGTCGGCGGAGATCATCGGTACGAGCGGCCTGACCCCCGTACGCGCGCTGATCGACGACGGCGCCGCGCTGATCCCGGCCGAGAAGCTGGCGCTCAGCGTGGTCACCGCCGAGGTGGCCGACGGCGCGGTGGACAGCGCGGTGGACGACGCCGTACCGGCCTCGGCCGCGGGCCCGGCGGCGGGCACCGGCAGCGGGCTGCACTCGGTGTCGTTCGGCGACACCCGCGCCTCGTGGGCGTCGGCGGCCGAGGTGTGCGCCGCCACCCACGTCACGTACCTGGACGCCCCGGTCCGGCGGGTGCTGTCGATCGTGCCCGCCATGTACGACGAGATCTGGACCGCCGCGAAGGGCTTCTACAAGGTCGAGCCGGTGGTCGCCGACGGCGGCGAGGTGATCCTGTACGCCCCGCACGTCACCGAGCTGTCCTCCACCCATCCGGAGATCTACGAGATCGGCTACCACTGCCGCGACTACTTCGTCGGCCAGTGGGACCGCTTCGCCGCCGTGCCGTGGGGCGTGCTGGCCCACTCGACGCACCTGCGCGGCGCCGGCACGTACGACCCGGCGACCGGCGAGGAGCGGCTGCGGGTCCGGGTCACCCTCGCCACGGCGATCCCCGAGGAGGTGTGCCGGGCGGCGAACCTGGGTTACCTCGATCCGGCGCTCGTCGACCCCGCCGTGTACGCGCACGACCCGGACACCCTGGTCGTCCCCCGCGCCGGCGAGATGCTGTTCCGGCTGGGCCCGCGATGA